One stretch of Candidatus Goldiibacteriota bacterium DNA includes these proteins:
- a CDS encoding RDD family protein: MVMKIEVVGKTGTSISVIRASIRAAVITLPFFLNNMSLPYDLAMNPVFMTLISIVIFGGMFTVLYFFTVNRATKQSIHDVITETYVVNSQSAVKTVEGKIQLYKYAILGVLLIAIFHFGLNALNRLSQKVEMTEMTKLMQIIAAKSDLYVTGVQENTTTVTGVLNSDSSKVNSLIVSGMPKEPKDNYNESAVKIVKIVRDNYNLNGIDKITIKFNVGYDIGISSSWKTVNISEDVKK, translated from the coding sequence ATGGTTATGAAAATAGAGGTGGTTGGTAAGACAGGAACTTCTATATCGGTCATCCGAGCCTCTATCAGGGCGGCAGTTATTACTTTGCCTTTCTTTTTAAACAATATGAGTCTCCCTTATGACTTAGCTATGAATCCGGTTTTTATGACTCTGATTTCTATCGTGATATTCGGAGGTATGTTTACCGTTTTATATTTTTTTACCGTAAACAGGGCAACTAAGCAGTCTATACATGACGTGATTACGGAGACTTATGTCGTAAACAGTCAGTCCGCGGTTAAGACTGTGGAAGGGAAAATACAGCTATATAAATATGCCATTCTTGGAGTTTTGCTTATTGCTATATTCCATTTTGGACTTAATGCCCTTAACAGGCTTTCGCAGAAGGTGGAAATGACGGAGATGACAAAACTAATGCAGATTATCGCGGCTAAATCAGACCTTTACGTTACCGGCGTCCAGGAAAACACTACGACCGTGACAGGTGTATTAAATTCGGATAGCAGTAAGGTTAATTCGTTAATTGTGTCAGGGATGCCTAAAGAACCTAAGGACAATTACAATGAAAGTGCGGTGAAGATAGTAAAGATTGTCAGGGATAATTATAATCTTAACGGTATTGATAAGATAACTATAAAATTTAATGTGGGTTATGACATTGGGATATCGTCTAGCTGGAAGACGGTAAATATCAGTGAAGATGTAAAAAAATAA
- a CDS encoding GNAT family N-acetyltransferase has product MPNNQDLIQKIEDISFNAMPALKQVMYDGWLLRFAGGYTRRANSVNPLYHSNIETLSKIKYCEQAYQRENLPLIFKMTEIARPGELDSVLEGQGYKKSDSVSVQTAAIAGIKPDIEAEEMVVPDDKWTQEYLKMAGYDIKFMKTVQTLAASTISEKAFMRITVKDETVAVGYAAVEDGFTGIYDLAVTQKYRQKGYGRQMMFNLLEFGRKNGAQKAYLQVIETNKPALALYSSLGFKEAYKYWYRTK; this is encoded by the coding sequence ATGCCAAACAACCAGGATTTGATACAGAAAATAGAGGATATATCATTTAATGCCATGCCTGCTTTAAAACAGGTGATGTATGACGGCTGGCTTCTGCGGTTTGCGGGCGGTTATACAAGACGCGCCAATTCTGTTAATCCGCTGTACCATTCAAATATAGAAACCTTAAGTAAAATCAAATACTGCGAACAGGCTTATCAAAGGGAAAATCTGCCGCTGATTTTTAAAATGACAGAAATAGCGCGGCCGGGTGAACTTGATTCTGTGCTTGAAGGGCAGGGTTATAAAAAATCCGATTCTGTTTCCGTACAGACCGCCGCTATAGCCGGAATAAAACCCGATATTGAAGCTGAAGAAATGGTTGTGCCCGATGATAAGTGGACGCAAGAGTATCTGAAAATGGCAGGGTATGATATTAAGTTTATGAAAACTGTTCAAACGCTTGCTGCTTCAACCATATCAGAAAAAGCATTCATGCGCATCACCGTAAAAGATGAAACTGTGGCTGTTGGTTATGCCGCGGTGGAAGACGGGTTTACCGGAATTTATGACCTGGCTGTCACGCAAAAGTACAGGCAGAAGGGGTATGGAAGGCAGATGATGTTTAACCTGCTTGAATTCGGCAGAAAAAACGGCGCGCAAAAAGCTTACCTGCAGGTGATTGAAACAAATAAACCGGCGTTAGCCCTTTATTCTTCGCTGGGATTTAAAGAAGCATATAAATACTGGTACAGAACCAAATAA
- a CDS encoding YgiQ family radical SAM protein: MFLPVTKEEMQKLGWKQCDIILVTGDAYIDSAYMGVAVIGNYLAAHGYKVGVIAQPDYQSDADITALGEPAIYWGVTGGSVDSMVSNFTASLKRRKMDDFTPGGVNNKRPDNASIVYCNLIRKYFKQTKPIVLGGIEASLRRIAHYDYVKDNIKRSILFDAKVDYIVYGMGEKTSLKLAEAIKNGENPAELRGLCYISSAVPDGYIIIPSFEESKADKEKFLEMFMSFYKNGQLANPKGLVQKQDTRYLIQNPPQVYDTYDMDEIYGLNYERDAHPIYKNKGVIRALETIRFSITTHRGCFGNCSFCAISLLQGTKIIDRSEESILNEAREIAALPDFKGYITDLGGPTANMYGMNENGEFKISHKRQTALLRKIREIKGIKKVFVASGIRYDLIFRDREFGMEYLEEVTAHHVSGQLKVAPEHSDERILKLMNKPGSRDLIKFKAEFEKAGSKNGLNQHLTYYFIAAYPGCGETEMKRVASFVKDVLGTKAEQVQIFTPTPSTMATAMYYTEKNPETGEKLFVEKNIGAKEWQKRLLTGG; this comes from the coding sequence ATGTTCCTTCCCGTAACAAAAGAAGAGATGCAGAAACTTGGCTGGAAGCAGTGCGATATTATACTTGTGACAGGCGACGCGTACATTGACAGCGCGTATATGGGTGTGGCTGTAATAGGCAATTATCTTGCGGCGCACGGCTATAAAGTGGGTGTTATTGCCCAGCCCGATTATCAGAGTGACGCGGATATAACCGCGCTTGGTGAGCCTGCCATATACTGGGGCGTCACAGGCGGAAGCGTGGATTCCATGGTGTCCAACTTTACCGCGTCATTAAAAAGAAGAAAGATGGACGACTTTACGCCGGGCGGGGTGAACAATAAAAGGCCTGATAATGCGTCTATTGTATACTGCAACCTTATCAGAAAATATTTTAAACAGACCAAGCCTATTGTGCTGGGCGGCATAGAGGCAAGCTTAAGGCGCATAGCGCATTATGACTATGTAAAAGATAACATCAAGCGCTCCATCCTTTTTGATGCCAAGGTGGATTATATTGTTTACGGCATGGGTGAAAAGACCTCTTTAAAACTGGCAGAAGCAATAAAAAACGGGGAAAATCCCGCAGAGCTGCGCGGGTTATGTTATATATCATCGGCAGTACCTGACGGCTATATTATAATTCCGTCATTTGAAGAATCAAAAGCGGACAAGGAAAAATTTCTTGAAATGTTTATGTCTTTTTATAAGAACGGACAGCTTGCAAATCCTAAAGGGCTTGTTCAAAAGCAGGACACAAGGTACCTGATACAGAACCCTCCGCAGGTTTATGACACATACGATATGGATGAAATTTACGGCCTTAATTATGAAAGGGACGCGCATCCGATATATAAAAATAAGGGTGTCATACGCGCCCTTGAAACTATCAGATTTTCCATTACCACCCACAGGGGATGTTTTGGAAACTGCAGTTTCTGTGCCATTTCATTACTTCAGGGGACTAAGATAATAGACAGAAGCGAAGAGTCCATTCTTAACGAGGCGCGTGAAATTGCGGCGCTGCCCGATTTTAAGGGGTACATTACCGACCTTGGCGGGCCCACTGCAAATATGTACGGCATGAATGAAAACGGGGAATTTAAAATTTCCCATAAAAGGCAGACAGCGCTGTTAAGAAAAATAAGGGAAATAAAAGGTATTAAAAAAGTTTTTGTGGCGTCCGGAATACGTTATGATTTGATATTTAGGGACAGGGAATTCGGCATGGAATACCTTGAAGAGGTAACCGCGCACCATGTTTCCGGCCAGCTAAAAGTGGCGCCGGAACATTCGGACGAAAGAATACTTAAACTTATGAATAAGCCGGGCAGCCGCGACCTTATAAAATTCAAGGCTGAATTTGAAAAAGCAGGCAGTAAGAACGGCCTTAATCAGCATTTAACATATTACTTCATAGCGGCGTATCCGGGGTGCGGCGAGACGGAAATGAAAAGGGTGGCGTCTTTTGTAAAGGATGTCCTGGGGACAAAGGCGGAACAGGTTCAGATATTTACCCCCACGCCTTCCACAATGGCCACTGCAAT